In Coccidioides posadasii str. Silveira chromosome 4, complete sequence, one genomic interval encodes:
- a CDS encoding uncharacterized protein (EggNog:ENOG410PKSY~TransMembrane:5 (o149-169i238-266o299-321i367-388o423-450i)) encodes MVVESHNSSFMFSRDKRLGWTRDGIFEPPSRNAAQFWDPYVPASESNSLWFSSMCSTEADLNPRTHRFAGCFQNCSRAYGQIDRGYDVLPADRINPHYSFNFLLDEFVEASLQSKRPIVKSQNALKFDLKYCLVQEIDPVCKVGLSTKVLLIVVVCLITKTCLCIVVLATSPPEDPLVVPGDAIVSFITAPEEKTAARCTLDRFVADRTSSSMTSRPIQPQQEPPPQPQQWRRRNRRWLSAIPISAWVRSYFIFTGVIIFLVAMFVTANNTYPVKGGQQAFSHSPHNGLLNTEGSSGLLLLPAIILANAPQLLLSFSYFVYNALYTRLCVEKEWNSLSQKYHPIRVTRPRGQQISTYRLQLPYRYSIPLIVISVLLHWLVSNTLYVFILEGGYFLVEQKSYQYFNPVQPDPVPRVSGFSDDSYVGIGFSTISILVVLLIACFLATIPFILCSKRMKGPMVLGGSNSMVISAACHLSLVSATGSMSPLAGSEREDGYEQVPLREWPQATSPKTKFFTQKISQLETFEVQSLLESAQPPSGEEQRQGELDCKDDIGASEKVALIQMAQSRLRWGVVKMPESFYQQFSDMGEDVGHLAFGVKEQNVEEPVDGHWYA; translated from the exons ATGGTTGTCGAGTCCCACAACTCAAGTTTCATGTTCAGCAGAGACAAACGTCTGGGTTGGACGCGAGACGGCATCTTCGAACCTCCGTCTCGCAATGCTGCTCAATTTTGGGACCCGTATGTCCCTGCTTCGGAAAGCAATTCTCTTTGGTTTTCTTCTATGTGTAGCACGGAGGCAGATCTTAACCCACGGACGCATCGCTTTGCAGGATGTTTTCAAAACTGCAGCCGTGCTTACGGACAAATTGATAGGGGATACGACGTCCTTCCCGCAGACAGGATCAACCCACATTATAGCTTTAACTTTTTGCTGGACGAGTTTGTTGAGGCCAGCTTGCAATCAAAAAGACCGATAGTTAAGTCTCAAAATGCCTTGAAGTTTGACCTGAAATATTGTTTAGTTCAAGAGATCGACCCAGTTTGCAAAGTCGGCCTCTCAACCAAAGTGCTGCTGATCGTCGTCGTCTGCCTTATAACGAAAACATGCCTATGTATAGTGGTCCTTGCAACATCACCTCCAGAGGATCCTCTGGTCGTGCCAGGAGATGCTATTGTCTCGTTCATCACAGCGCCAGAGGAGAAAACTGCGGCAAGATGCACACTGGATCGTTTCGTTGCAGACAGGACTTCGAGCAGCATGACATCCAGACCGATACAACCTCAACAGGAACCACCACCACAGCCGCAGCAATGGCGCCGAAGAAATCGGCGATGGCTTTCAGCTATACCAATTTCAGCATGGGTGCGGagttattttattttcacaGGCGTAATTATCTTCTTGGTCGCCATGTTTGTGACTGCAAACAACACGTACCCCGTCAAGGGCGG CCAGCAAGCCTTCTCTCATAGCCCACACAATGGCCTCCTAAATACAGAAGGGTCCTCAGGGCTATTACTGTTGCCCGCCATTATATTGGCTAACGCACCCCAACTGCTTTTGTCTTTTTCGTACTTTGTGTATAATGCATTGTACACAAGACTATGTGTTGAAAAAGAGTGGAATTCACTTAGCCAAAAATACCACCCAATTCGTGTCACTCGCCCCCGAGGCCAACAAATATCAACCTACCGACTCCAGCTCCCATATCGGTACAGTATCCCTTTGATTGTCATCAGTGTACTTCTGCACTGGTTAGTATCAAACACGCTATATGTATTCATTCTCGAGGGCG GCTATTTTCTGGTCGAACAAAAATCTTATCAATACTTCAATCCGGTGCAGCCAGATCCTGTGCCTCGTGTTTCTGGTTTCAGCGATGATTCCTACGTTGGTATTGGCTTCTCAACAATATCGATCCTTGTTGTGCTCTTGATTGCCTGCTTTCTCGCCACCATTCCTTTTATATTATGCAGCAAGAGGATGAAAGGTCCCATGGTCTTGGGGGGGAGCAACTCGATGGTGATATCCGCTGCTTGTCATTTGTCTTTAGTTTCGGCAACGGGTTCAATGTCGCCATTGGCTGGGAGCGAAAGAGAGGACGGGTATGAACAGGTTCCATTGAGAGAATGGCCCCAAGCCACCTCACCGAAAACTAAGTTCTTTACGCAGAAGATCTCTCAGCTAGAGACGTTTGAGGTGCAGAGTCTGCTTGAATCCGCCCAGCCTCCCTCAGGCGAAGAGCAAAGGCAGGGTGAGCTAGATTGCAAGGATGATATAGGAGCAAGTGAGAAGGTTGCATTGATTCAAATGGCGCAAAGTCGACTTCGTTGGGGAGTGGTTAAGATGCCGGAATCATTCTACCAACAGTTTTCAGATATGGGTGAAGACGTGGGTCACCTTGCTTTTGGTGTAAAGGAGCAAAATGTTGAGGAGCCCGTGGATGGACATTGGTATGCATAA
- a CDS encoding uncharacterized protein (SECRETED:SignalP(1-20)~EggNog:ENOG410PISQ~COG:O~TransMembrane:7 (n6-16c20/21o392-411i423-444o450-471i557-574o580-599i611-631o637-655i)~BUSCO:2148at33183): MDSRRAFLVFLLLFFLFTAPDPHPRPPVSKEELQKQITDEQRALSWLNSSRYGDLNSQNDRWLPLAGLTKDDGYAWGLLPVVQTRARKQLHSILHTYRISVPELSLAQSHDLTPESNLTGLILPVYRNVTGRVRGDWVRWREPELAHRPNLNLTSIATKHDYFTHEFGRNITANDGRLVLDFQGEEGGKALDVNGVSVRDIRARMLVEMNDALGDSWVVPLFGIHFPATGAIVLTTTSEKFAGITALPHFALSRDSFQTSRRLLNKTLSDALELKRTQPERYLPWSSLPYDGETAAFPTPKCEYIVYIQQHPVVIGATTAQTSILNAIENELRFPKGAPIPNPPPIVMSAAMISPDCGFFLESKGPPVYTPQDELYLSGLKREEYSKYAKRFIVIIAGIFILHINLLMRQMKESSTPSTRSRVSFFTIAVMSMGDALLISFVLVQLWSEASFLLITATSFLAFFSISFLGMKFQIEIWTIQEPERREALSSSGSSQTSSTQPGSLPAPATNPSPRDTGATPIILPPDQDSPSDETPPNQRQANSEPGVSAGAMYTRFYFTLFSLFFLSSWATFWPTRLAAIYADILIFIYLSFWIPQIYRNIMRNCRKALRWEFVIGESMLRIFPFTYFYLFPRNAVLTTFSSAELFAFASWIWIQNWVLVSQDILGPRFFVPKTWVPPAYDYHPILRDASASGSGEDLESGDILPLSSLRAEQRDGPENSRDNDKQGNKDRKRKVFDCAICMQDIDVPVLLTPGSGASSSGTSVTESATNLLSRRTYMVTPCRHIFHSSCLETWMRLRLQCPICRESIPPV, encoded by the coding sequence ATGGATAGCCGCCGTGCCTTTCTCGTCTTCCTTCTCCTGTTCTTCCTCTTCACCGCGCCAGATCCGCACCCCCGACCGCCGGTGTCCAAGGAGGAGCTCCAAAAGCAAATAACTGACGAACAGCGCGCGTTGTCCTGGCTCAACTCTTCAAGGTATGGGGATTTAAATAGCCAGAACGATCGCTGGCTGCCGCTCGCCGGATTAACAAAGGACGACGGGTACGCATGGGGCCTCCTCCCTGTGGTGCAAACTCGAGCCAGGAAACAACTACATTCTATCCTTCATACCTACAGGATATCGGTCCCGGAGCTCTCTTTAGCTCAGTCCCATGATCTCACTCCCGAATCCAACCTGACGGGCTTGATTCTCCCTGTGTACCGAAATGTCACTGGCAGGGTGCGGGGCGATTGGGTACGGTGGAGGGAACCAGAGCTCGCCCATCGCCCAAACCTGAACTTGACGTCCATAGCAACAAAGCATGACTACTTCACACATGAGTTTGGGCGCAATATCACTGCAAATGATGGGCGACTCGTCCTTGACTTTCAAGGGGAGGAAGGTGGCAAGGCCTTGGATGTGAACGGCGTTTCCGTCAGAGATATCAGAGCTCGCATGTTAGTGGAGATGAACGATGCCCTCGGCGACAGTTGGGTTGTGCCGCTGTTTGGGATACACTTCCCGGCGACAGGGGCAATCGTGTTGACCACTACGAGCGAGAAGTTTGCTGGCATTACGGCTCTGCCTCATTTCGCTTTGTCCAGAGACAGTTTCCAAACCTCTCGCCGATTGCTTAACAAGACCCTCTCTGATGCTCTGGAATTAAAGCGGACCCAGCCAGAACGATACTTGCCTTGGTCGTCTTTGCCCTATGACGGGGAGACAGCGGCATTTCCGACTCCTAAATGCGAATATATCGTTTATATCCAGCAGCATCCTGTCGTAATTGGAGCTACAACTGCCCAGACGTCTATACTAAATGCTATTGAAAATGAACTTCGATTTCCTAAAGGCGCTCCTATTCCAAATCCACCCCCAATCGTGATGTCGGCTGCTATGATTTCTCCTGACTGTGGCTTCTTCCTTGAGTCTAAGGGACCTCCAGTCTATACCCCTCAGGATGAACTTTATCTTTCGGGTCTAAAGCGTGAGGAGTATTCTAAATATGCGAAACGATTCATTGTTATTATTGCTGGCATTTTTATTCTGCATATCAATCTGCTTATGCGGCAGATGAAAGAATCGTCCACCCCATCAACGCGAAGCCGAGTAAGCTTTTTTACGATTGCGGTGATGTCAATGGGAGACGCTCTGCTGATATCCTTCGTATTGGTTCAACTCTGGTCAGAGGCTTCGTTTCTATTAATCACCGCTACTTCATTTTTAGCCTTTTTCTCCATCAGCTTTCTAGGAATGAAGTTCCAGATTGAGATATGGACAATCCAGGAGCCCGAGCGAAGAGAGGCGCTCTCTAGTTCTGGCTCTTCTCAAACTTCTTCCACTCAGCCAGGTTCCCTTCCCGCACCGGCTACTAATCCAAGCCCGCGTGACACCGGTGCCACTCCAATCATCCTTCCTCCAGATCAGGACAGTCCCTCAGATGAGACACCCCCAAATCAAAGGCAGGCCAACAGCGAACCCGGTGTCAGCGCAGGGGCAATGTATACACGGTTTTACTTTACACTTTTCAGCTTGTTTTTCCTCTCCTCGTGGGCGACTTTCTGGCCAACTCGCCTTGCTGCGATATACGCGGATATTCTCATCTTTATCTACCTTTCTTTCTGGATACCCCAGATATATCGAAATATCATGCGCAATTGTCGGAAAGCGCTTCGGTGGGAGTTCGTGATTGGGGAAAGCATGTTGCGTATTTTCCCCTTTACGTACTTCTACCTGTTTCCCCGCAACGCCGTGTTAACGACGTTTAGCTCGGCTGAACTGTTCGCTTTTGCTTCGTGGATTTGGATTCAAAACTGGGTGCTCGTTAGCCAAGATATTCTCGGCCCAAGATTCTTTGTCCCAAAGACTTGGGTTCCACCAGCATACGATTATCACCCAATACTGCGAGATGCATCTGCTAGTGGATCAGGTGAAGATTTGGAATCTGGTGATATCCTACCTCTAAGTTCACTCCGAGCAGAACAGCGGGACGGTCCTGAAAACTCGCGAGACAACGACAAACAAGGCAACAAGGACCGGAAAAGAAAGGTTTTCGACTGCGCCATATGCATGCAGGACATCGACGTGCCTGTCCTCTTAACCCCTGGAAGCGGAGCAAGCAGTTCAGGGACTAGTGTGACCGAAAGTGCCACAAATCTTCTGAGTCGGCGTACATATATGGTTACCCCGTGCCGCCATATTTTCCATAGTTCGTGCTTGGAGACTTGGATGAGACTGCGACTGCAGTGTCCAATATGTCGAGAATCGATTCCTCCCGTATAA
- a CDS encoding uncharacterized protein (SECRETED:SignalP(1-20)~TransMembrane:1 (n2-12c20/21o167-189i)): protein MLLLWQLCFLVFNSLQAVRAQFIEPPKPDGSRQYRLGETVTLRWDGTDSYNILSLGIYQPDVNVTISWLISDTVDRPKKISWTVVDYGFDLTRSNLFQFLIVNGTRFGAPIDSPKFSIVNATDDTSDTTTTSSSIMPSSTTASPPVTSTSDSEADNRSDRGLGAGPAAGIGVGVTAAVGAVIAAGWWLFRRRRRAAQANLAAEPLSREYMQYAVKPTAATPPQMLDSQTIVPAELQGSDDRLRGR, encoded by the exons ATGTTGTTACTATGGCAGCTCTGTTTTCTTGTGTTTAACTCCCTCCAGGCTGTCCGAGCACAGTTCATCGAGCCGCCTAAACCAGATGGCAGCAGACAATATAGACTTGGCGAAACAGTCACCCTGCGTTGGGATGGAACAGATAGCTATAACATCCTATCGCTGGGGATTTATCAGCCAGATGTAAACGTGACAATTAGCTGGCTCATAT CCGATACCGTAGATCGTCCGAAAAAGATCTCGTGGACGGTCGTCGACTACGGCTTCGATCTGACTCGCTCGAATTTATTCCAGTTCCTGATTGTTAACGGCACACGGTTTGGCGCTCCGATTGATTCGCCAAAGTTTAGCATTGTAAATGCCACTGACGACACGTCCGACACCACCACAACGTCATCATCAATAATGCCTTCGTCGACGACAGCGTCGCCACCAGTCACTTCAACCTCCGATTCAGAAGCAGACAATAGGAGCGACCGTGGCCTCGGGGCCGGACCTGCTGCCGGCATCGGGGTGGGTGTCACGGCAGCAGTTGGTGCAGTAATTGCTGCCGGATGGTGGTTATTTCGAAGACGGCGCCGGGCTGCTCAAGCCAACCTTGCCGCAGAGCCACTTTCAAGGGAATATATGCAATATGCGGTCAAACCAACAGCAGCGACACCACCACAAATGCTTGATTCACAGACGATTGTCCCAGCTGAACTACAGGGAAGTGATGACAGGCTAAGAGGCAGATAG